cctctgccccgaACCCTCCTGCACCACGGGGAGGGGCTCATTTCAGTGCCCCTCAGGGGTCTCCTCTTGGGGTTGGAGAACACCTGGCAATGGAACCTTGGGGTGAAAAGTAGAGATTTTGGTccccttttgttccttttgccttgGTGCCTTGGAGGCCCCCAGGTGTTTTCTGCACTGAGTTCCAGCCCCCAGCGCTCACTGAAGGCGTTCCCTGCAAATGTCACActgccagtgccctgtgcttgtgtcacctgctgtggctgggcatgaacagagctCCTGGACTTGCATTTCCAGGTGAAAACCAAAACTGAGGGACTGGAGATGGTTGAATACAAAAACTAGAATGGGAGCATCTGTTGAGGGGAAATCTCCCTCTTCTGTCCCAGCCCATGTGAACTCTGGAATTCTCTTTTGCTGAGGACCTTGAGATATCTGGCTGAGCAAGAAAGGTGAGCCTGACATAGGAATTTTCCACTGCTTAAGCAAAGCCTTGGCATAGGAAGGACATTGTGCCCTTGGCAAGGAGGGATTGTGTTAAAAGagctgtcacatccctgctgggttGGACATGGAAAGTTGTGGTgccatcctttccttccctccagccctcagctggaaCTTGGATTGAACAGGGAcatgaggagaaaggaatttccctgccagggcagggctgtggtgcaacacatcccccagcaggagtctggagcagcccaaggctctgtgtgcccaggcagaggcaggcaggacgcagagctgtcagcaaaggaaggggccagccaggtggggcagccgggggatgacgacagcctgcagggacagaggcgcagggcatggacaccgtagcacagcctgggctgcacagggcacaggcatgggcagcagctgaaaggccctgacacagccaactcctgcagcccttgggccatggctgctgggcctgggcctgaggcatcaggaggggacaagtgacccttgcaggcctggggcctcattgcctccttgtccctgctcagcagcctggcaggggccgccccatggtgctgcccttggcattgcacatccccacatcccagtggcccgggaaaagccctgagctgtgagggagggacaggatctgccttggcaggggctggggctcaggccttggccctttgcattcctgaaacacatccaggtttgctCAGCATCAGAaacacctttgccttgtttgtgcccacctgtcatcactgcctgcaaTGTTCTGCTCTAACTGTATAACATGTAGGAAAAGAATTAGGGAAGCCAAAGCTCAATTCGAACTTAGAATGGCAACTTCTCTAAAGGAtaataagaaatttttttacaaatatattaatgataAGAGGGGGGGAAGACCAACCGTTGTCCTTTTTTAGATGCAGGAGGGAACTTAGTAACTATAGAtaaggagaaggcagaggtgcttaacgccttctttgcctcagtttttaCTGGGAAGACTAGCCTTCAGGACAATTGTCCTCTTGAATTGGCAAATGGTGTCAGGGAGCTGAATGGTCCCCCTGTTATTCAGGAcgaggcagtcagagaactactgagatttttggtttttcatAAATCTAGGGgctgtaagagtcggtccgaagatccctcatctgtctcacgattgtcagaggctgagaccccaagAATCCTTAACtacagcacaggagttctggcctgattgAGATGGGACCCAGGTTTCTCCTTGCAGATGCATTCACTGGACCAAGGTTGCCCCCTCAGAGACCCGTGCAGGAGCAATGGAAACTGTCACGGTATCTGGGAcgtgtttgcagaggctgtgttttctctcactgactgtgctgtacctgctgcaaagcccagcctgccctgctccttcacTGTGCAAGAAAACCTGCAAAACTCAAGAAATCTCTCCCCCTTCTGGCCTGCTGCCCTCACCTCGAAAAAGAACTGGATAAGCTCCCCTAAAAAGAGAGCCTCGGAGGCCTCCCCAATGGACAAGATGGATCTATTGGCGCACCAGGAGGACTGCAAAGGTGTCGATTGGTCCCAGCATCACGAGGACTCACGTCTGCTGTCGGTAGCTATAcccccccctttccctcttttctctctctctctttctttcccttctcttctattGCATATTGTgggtatcaataaagatacattGATTTTACATAAATTAAGttctctttgcttctttttgcactttgaaatcaaaacgaaccatcaaAACGAACAACCATCCATCAGATCGTGACACACTCCCACTGCCAAGGaaagctctggctgctgctgttcacagacagagaagggctggtgggagaggTGGTGGTGGGTGCCTGCCTGGGTACAGTGACCATGAAATGATCAAGTTTCCAATATTCTGTGAAAGAAGGAGGGGCATCAACAAAACTTCTACCCTGCAGTTACGGACTGCAGACTTTGGCCTGTTCAGGATGCAGATTTGGGGAGTACCGAATCAGGTACTGATTTTTCTAAAGGAAACAGAGCCTAAAAACAAGGGTGTCCAGGATGGACACATTTCAAGAAGGAAATCTTAAGGGAAGAGGGGCAGCCTGTCCTGGTGTGCCAAAAGATGAGCCAGTGAGAAAAATGACTGGCCTGGCTGACTATGGAGCTTTTGTGCGaactcagggaagaaaaagagggtGCATCACCTTTGGAAAGAAGGTCAGGAAACTTAAAAAGTGTTTAAGGATGTTGTTAGgtaaggaagaaagaaaaatgagagagaggaaatcTCAATCAGAGCTTAATTTGGCCACTTCCgtgaaaaataattgaaaatgtTTCTATGAATAAATTAATatcaaaacaaggaaaaaagagaaccCCCAGTCTTTATCAGATGCAGAGGAGAATAGAGTAACTAATAATGAGGAGAAGGCTGATCTGCTTAATACCTTGTTTCTCTCAAATTTCTACAGTAAGCAAGGTTGTTCTCAAGACAAGAGTTCTCCTGAGCTGGtagatgggcacagggagcagaagagTCGCCCTGCaatccaggaggaagcagctggggaccTGCTGAGCCACTCAGATGCTCACAGGTGTCTCTGGGACAAGATGGGATCCATGCTAGGgccatgagggagctgctggatgagctccccaagctgctctccatcatttctcctcagtcctggctcagcagggagggcccagaggactggaggtgccaatgggagcccatccccaagaagggctggaaggaggatgtggggaactgcaggcctgtcagcctgccctgggtgcccagcaaggagatggaacagatccccttgagagccatcccagggcacccccaggatggcccagggatcagaggcagccagcggggattgcaatatctgcactgaggatctgcaggaggggattgagtccagcatcagcaaatttgcaggtgacaccaagctggaggtgagtgtggatgtgctggagggtaggagggctctgcacagggccctgcacaggctggatccagggcccaaatccagcagggtgaggctgaacaagaccaagggccgggtcctgcactttggccacaacaagccctgcagtgctccaggctggggacagagtggctggacagtgggcaggcagaaagggacgtggggcagtgctggacagcaggctggacatgaggcagcagtgtgggcaggtgggcaagaaggccaatggctcctggcctggatcaggaatggtgtgggcagcaggagcagggcagggattcttgccctgtgctgggcactggtgaggctgcacctcgagtgctgtgtccagttctgggcccccaatttaggaaggacatggaggggctggagcgtgtccagagaagggcaacaaggctggtgaggggtctggaacacaagtgctgtgaggagtgtctgagggagctggggttgttgatcctggagaagaggaggctcaggggagacaaggtggtgtcagggcacaggttggacttggtgatctccaaggccttttccaaccttgctgattctgtgattctctgaaaccacccttgcagcagttgcaggatgagccctgggcctcctgttgagaaggtgcagcagcccaggtccctcagcttctcctcacagccccaaagcccatcctgtcagtcctgcagagcctctgcagcccctcttcattgcccagagcagggagccccacagacagacacagcagggcagatgtgcccccctggcctgcggtgcctctggcaagggagcagcaggaggccctgcaggagcctgcagacaattcctgaagcacttggaggatgatcctgctccccaagggacaTTCCCATGGTGCCAACTCAGGAACTGAAATGGGGAGTGGGGCCTGAGAGAAAAGGGCAAACAGGGATGGGCTGCTtgcaggggagggaagagggatacccaaaatgacaaaatctggaacaagagaaagaaaagaaagccacGGTGAAGGAAGGCAATGCTCAGGGCTGTTTGGAGgtggctgccaggcagccctgtCTCTGAGCAACTTCTGCAGTTGGACAGGAAACTCACAGCTCACAGGAACAAACTTTCTGGCTCACTTCAGAGGCCACCACAAACCTGAGTGgtttccctcccaccccccagcccttcctggccccaggggctgatggcatttgtgctcactcaggttcatctccccacaccaacaccatggGGGTGTTCacgcctgctctgggcagtgcaaacaggggctcctgaggcagtgctgccgtgtctgtgcctgcaaggatgcagcacctgtgtgagctggggagaggccggggctgcagaggggggatgttGTTGGCAGGTGCATGAGGACGCTCTGGgacgctgccctggggtgtccagtgcagtggggatggatcagcccctgctctgctgctccttcccgtcTTCCCCAGGGaccttgcagagccccagccctgctgtttgcctccagcctggccacggccagcctggggctgctgacggggcttttctgtgctgagcattggcctggccgtgttctggagagagcctgggcaaggagcctgcagcccccaggccctggcctgaggcgtcagcgctgccccagcagtgcccatggcctgtccctgctgcagccccggcactgccacccccagccctgtgcccggccccgagagcactcaggccctacagcaacagcagggccaggagggcagcggggcagggccacggcagcagcactggcaacaccaagtgctgctgctgctgggcacagctgctgtgccagcactgatctgccccagctctgcacacagacattgctgctgcagccacacagaagggaacaaaagggggATCTCTGGTGAAAACTCTGCTGGGAgatcctttaattttttaaagccatCAAGAGCACAGCTCCTCATTGATACAATCTAGGGCCATAGTAAAGGTCAGGAGAAACAATATGGCATAAACCATAACCTTCTTTTGTAgacaatattaaaaaaggaaacaaggaaaaagaaccTCCAAAATAATCCAACAAGGAGTAACAAATATGACTTTTATTACAAGTGATGTAAATAAATTGGCTAGAAgtttaatatttgtgaaatgGTCTAGTGATCAGTGTGTACACTGCAGCCTTGAGttcctggttcctcaggctgtagatgagggggttcagggctggaggcaccaccgagtacagaactgacactgacagatccagggatggggaggagatggaggggggcttcaggtaggcaaaggctgcagtgctgaggaacagggagaccacagccaggtgagggaggcaggtggaaaaggctttgtgccgtccctgctcagaggggatcctcagcacagccctgaagatctgcacataggagaaaacaatgaacacaaaacagacAAAGGCTAAAGAGGCACCAACCACAGTAATCCCCAGTTCCCTCAGTTTGGAGTGTGAGCACGAGAGCTTGAGGATGTGTGGGacttcacagaagaactggcccagggcattgccatggcacaggggcagggaaaatgtattggctgtgtgcagcagagcatagagaaaggcactggcccaggcagctgctgccatgtgggcacaagctctgctgcccaggagggtcccgtagtgcaggggtttgcagatggacacgtagcGGTCGTAGCACATGACTGTGAGGAGGAAATactctgctgaaatgaaaaacaaaaacagaaacaccTGTGCAGCACATCCTGTGTAGGAGATGTTCgtggtgtcccagagggaattgtgcatggctttggggacagtggtgcagatggagcccaggtcgctgagggccaggttgagcaggaagaagaacatggggctgtgcaggaggtggccgcaggctacggcgctgatgatgaggccgttggccaggagggcagccagggagatggccaggaagaggcagaagtgcaggagctgcagctgccgcgtgtctgccaatggcagcaggaggaagtggctgatggagctgctgttggacatttcTTCACTCTGAGCATCATGCCCTGTTGAAAGAACACATTGactgttgggaaggatgaagtagaaagaccttgcaaatatggtggtttagattctgggagtcttagttcaacaagcgagatagaaatgaaagcaagctttgagatttagggtgtggggtgcagggccatcagcttgtgaacaacgaccttctaagctgagggccagcccccttgattaaacaatatactgCTGCTAAGCTAAGGGCCAGATTgattgattaaacaatccccttctgcttgccttgggtggtgggacatttctattggctgtatatgttgtcatcttgtattagattggttggtccaactcatactcttcaacttagaaagatatttaatgtacgggatTCGGGGCTCTGCCCTCTCTCGGCTCtgttcgctgttcctgctctcctggcctgctttagctgtgcctaagcagctacaagcaaggccttcacaataaaccacgtgttacccctgctcattgcttatagagatactttgtcgctgATTCTACCGTCAGGGAGATACTCCTTCATTGACAAGCTGGGATCATTTTTTTGAGTCAGTCCTATGGATTGTATTTGGAATCCtctaaaaatcactttttttcctgtgaacgAATTTTGCTAAACTTTTTTCAGTTCAGgtatctgctgctgctttgttaCTGATGCATTTTAAGTATTACTCTCAGCCTGAACACTGCAGAGCCCAAATGGAAAGCagagctccctctgccccagtgCAGTCAGACCTGCTGGTCCCCACAGAGGTGCCCTTTGGTCATTACACCTCCCTCTATTTCAGTGTGACTCAACTtaaaagttttctgaaaaataaagtggaCTATGTGAAAGTTgcaatttcaaataaatttccctaaattcttctctcctttattttctctgttcattTAAAGATAGGGATATCAAGGATTATTCtggctctctgctgcctggagttGTGCCTACTTGGAGCTGTTTCTCTCTATCCAAGCCttgtccctgccactgctcccagagcccagcccagccctgggggctcagctctgccctgccctgcacacccctcccagcacagggcactgctcaggggcatctccctggcaccagggcctTAAGGGCAGCTCAGACAAACACAGATGCTGcaagccaaggtgctgctgctgctgtctgtaggtaggggagggtgaggaggcactTTCTGAGGGAGATCTCAGGCACTTCTGCTGATCCCCAGGCTGACAGTGCAGGAgtgtcagtgacacagacaaccctgacagcccctttccctttccttcctgagaaagctgagagcagccctggccatgcagcaccatctccacagcagcaggaatctgccctgatgggggtggctccttccacctccaacttctccccacagtccatgggagctcccaggcaggctgagagctacccctggcaggtggcagatgccctgggctggccaagagccctcagggctgcagcacctgctctgcaccacagccctgggcagccctggctgcagccccagcttcagcccctgcagccgtccctggcagcaggagccgtcctgccctgtccctctgacggtgcccagggcagccccgctctggagcacatcctcccccaaagcagcaagggcagcagagccatccttacagtcacctcagtgctgtcctggctcagcctGAGGAGATGCCTGCAGACAGAGACTTACCTGTCAGAAGTGGTGAACTTTCCTCCACGAAAAAGCTCAGAAATGTCCTTCCAGTTTCTCTGAGCCTCTGTCTGCTTCATTCCTCTCAGGTTCCTGCAGGCAGTGCgctcagcccagctgggctgagagAAGAGCGtctcctcaggagaaatgtcCTTTTAAAGCTCTTCTTGGTTTCCAGAatctgcccctgtgccaggagcctggcccagctcagcagcaaagaaaaagtgCAAGGACTTTAATGAGCCTCTTGGGGATTTGGTGTTGTTTACATCAGATTCATTTCCTGAGAGAGTGTTCAAAAAACTTCTCAACAAgtcaaaattaaattcaaatacTGAAGTTTCTTCAAGTTTAATTGGTCCCACTAAGAGACAAGACTGAGAAAGTGTCTTCAAGTTCCAgtcagagcagaacactgcaggcagtgatgacaggtgggcacaaacaaggcaaaggtgtctctgatgctgagcaaacctggatgtgtttaaggaatgccaagggccaaggcctgagccccagcccctgccaaggcagatcctgtccctccctccttgctcagggctcttcccgggccactgggatgtggggatgtgcaatgccaagggcagcaccatggggcggcccctgccaggctgctgagcagggccaAGGAGGCcatgaggccccaggcctgcaagggtcacttatcccctcctgatgcctcaggcccaggcccagcagccatggcccaagggctgcaggagttggctgtgtcagggcctttcagctgctgcccatgcctgtgccctgtgcagcccaggctgtgctacggtgtccatgccctgcgcctctgtccctgcaggctgtcgtcatcccccggctgccccacctggctggccccttcctttgctgacagctctgcgtcctgtctgcctctgcctgggcacacagagccttgggctgctccagactcctgctgggggatgtgttgcaccacagccctgccctggcagggaaattcctttctccttgtgTCCAGTCTgggcctccccagctgccctttgcagtaattattttttctctgtttgttttccaCTAGGTGAAAATGATCCACCATCTCTGAAACCACTCTTTAAACACTCTCATGGCTCTCCTGCACTGTCCTCAGCCTCCAACccaaggagcacagagctccatTGTCCTTATTAAGTGGTCATGTGCCTGAGGCCTCCAAACCCCACCTTGGGAGATCTCTGGGCCCTCTCCATGGTGTTTGCAATTGAAAACATTCTGCTCATAGTCTAAGAAAATCACCAGAGGACATGGGAAGCCCAGCGTCTCTGTCCTGCCATTTCTTGTCTTTGAGTAATCCTTGGATATGTGGAATTTGGCAGGCCAAATTGTAATTTTGGCCTTGGTCCCTGGAGAAGAAGGTTGGTTCTTTCCCAcaggagggaaagaagagagcTCCACTCTTCCAGTGGAAGATGAGAGGTGAGCACCAGAAGCCAAGGCCAGCCAGAGgtggcagggttttttttttctgggatatACTTTTGATTATAGGAAATTTTGTAGGAATAGTACCAATTTTGACAATGCGCATCTAAAAAGACAGACAGTTGTTTCCCATAGCAAGGAAAGCACGGAgcaccagtgctgcaggagctgataAGCGGCTGCCGTTGACATTCCAAGATGACCCAGCCCCGTCAGGTGGCCCCTGGGAGGCCAAGCCAGCCAGACCTGTTCCATGTTCCCTCGGTTCCATGgggccccacagtgtcccaaTGGTCCCTTGCTTCCATGAGGCCCTGAGGTGTCACAAtgtccccttggtcacatggGGCCCTGAAGGCTCTGAATGGTCTCCATGGTTCCATAAGGCCCCACAGAGTCACAGTGGTCTCTGGTTCCATGGAGCCCCGCTGTGTCACCGTGGCCCCTTGGTTTCATGGGGTCCAGGGGTGCCACAAGGATCCCCTTGGTTTCATGaggtccccacagtgtccctgtgatctccacagcaaggaaagaacccagccccagggtggcaggggcagTCACCAGAGGCCAAGGCCAGACAGACTGGACAGTGCTGGCAGATTTCGCCTAGGAGCAACCCTTGGATATACAGAATTTCAGAGGTGGAATCCCAATTTCACACATGGACACATGGAGGAGAAGGAGGTTTCTTTtgcacaggaaggaaagcaaagagcaTTGGTGTTTCAGGGCCAGATGAAAGGCTGTCATCAGAGGCCTAGGCCAGCCAGACCTCTCTGTCCTGGTAGCTTCTGTCTGAAAGAGACCTTTGTATATGGGgaattttggaggtggaatcCCAATTTTGGCCATTTCTGCATAGATAAGAGTGACGgttcttttccatgggaaggaAAGCTCAGAGCCCAAGTGtttcaaaggcagaagaggagaGAGCTGGCTCCTGGGAGGCCAAGCCAGCCAGACCTGTTTGTCCTGGCAACCTTTAGGAAAGGAGGAGTCCTTCGATATATGGAATTTGGGAGGAGGAATCTCAATTTTGACCACAGACACTTTGTAAAGGACAGTTCTTTTTCACTGGAAGGAAGGCACTGAGCCCCAGGGTTTGGAAAGAAGGTGAGAAGGACCCCCAGGAGGCCAAAGGCAGCCAGacctgtctgtgctggcagcttttGTCTGGGAGCTATCCTTGGATATAGGGAATAATCCTTCGATAAGAGAAATCCTGGAGGTAGATTCCCGATTTTGGCCATGGGCACCAGGTCCAGATGGATGATGTTTTCCCATAAGGAAGAAACCACATGGTCCCAGTGTCCGAAAGACAGAGGAGAGGTGGGCCCCTGAGTGGCCAAGGCAGCCAGATCTGTCAGTCCTGACAGATTTCATCTGGGAACAATCTTTGCATATCAGGAAATTTGGAGGAGGAATCCCAGTTTTGGCCATTGGccctggaggagaaggacagTTCTCTCCGGTAGGAAGGAAagcccagagccccagtgctccaggggcagaggaggagcagccctcaACATGCCAAGGTCAGCCAGACCTGTCAGGTGGGCCCCAGGAGGCccagccagccagagctgttccatgttcccttggttttgtgggaccccacagtgtcacaatgctctccttggttccatgaggccctgGAGGGTCACAatgttccctttcccttctgtaGTGTCACAATGGCCCCTCGGCTCCACACACCCTTGCGGTGTCACAGTGGCTCCTCCGTGACACCACGGGCTCCACAAGGTCACCACGGGCCTTTGGTTCCTTGGGAACCCTGAGTTTCACCATGGTCTCCTTGACTCCATGAGGCACCACAGTGTCACAATgaccccttggttccatgaggttccGCAGTGTCACCGTGGTGTCCTTGGAGCCGCATTGTCACAACTGACCCATGGCTCCATGAGGTTCCGCAGTGTCACTGTGGTCGCTGTCAGAGGCTGGATGAGATCGATGTCCCGAGACGCCTTGGGATGCTCGGAATGCCCGTGTGGGGCCAGGGCCGGGCCAGGCCTTGGTCTGTGGTGGGATGGAGCCCTGCCCccagcatggctgagctgtcaATCACACAGCAGGGTTGGGGTTAGCCCTCTCTGATTGGCTGAGCTGTCAATCAATCACATACCACCTGCTGCCTACCTTGGCTCTGATTGGACAAGCAACTGGAAGTCCCACCCAAGGGGCGGGCCCATGGAGGCCCAGGGTGTTCAAAGCCGGAGCACGAGGCCAGCCCATGCTCTGattgctgccttctcctggggctcctctgtGAGCGACGCTGGAACCCGAGCAGCTGGTACCTGTATGTGTGTCTTTCTACAGATCTGCTGTCTTTGTGTTGTcctctatttcttcttcttctaatcCTACTTACCTGGGACATTTTTGGGATACTCCTTGTCATCTTAAAGCTTAAAGGTTTCTAGGTCAAATGGGCTCACTTAATGAAGTTAATGCAATGATAAGAGTTTCATGTTGAACTGGATGTTGTGATAAACCCTTTGCCAAAGTTCCTTGATTGTCTGTGTTTTGCCAGTAAAATTTTGTGTCACTCTGACCTCCTAGCTCAGTTGGTTACAGCATGGTGCTCATCACAGAGGTTGTGG
This sequence is a window from Prinia subflava isolate CZ2003 ecotype Zambia chromosome 27, Cam_Psub_1.2, whole genome shotgun sequence. Protein-coding genes within it:
- the LOC134562457 gene encoding olfactory receptor 14J1-like, whose protein sequence is MSNSSSISHFLLLPLADTRQLQLLHFCLFLAISLAALLANGLIISAVACGHLLHSPMFFFLLNLALSDLGSICTTVPKAMHNSLWDTTNISYTGCAAQVFLFLFFISAEYFLLTVMCYDRYVSICKPLHYGTLLGSRACAHMAAAAWASAFLYALLHTANTFSLPLCHGNALGQFFCEVPHILKLSCSHSKLRELGITVVGASLAFVCFVFIVFSYVQIFRAVLRIPSEQGRHKAFSTCLPHLAVVSLFLSTAAFAYLKPPSISSPSLDLSVSVLYSVVPPALNPLIYSLRNQELKAAVYTLITRPFHKY